The following DNA comes from Chitinophaga nivalis.
AAGCCCTGGAAACCGGCAAGTCGGTACACGACATCGTGGTAAAGGAACAACAACTGATTACCCAGGAAAAATGGGATGAAATTTTTACATTTGATAACTTAATCAGACCTCAGTTTATTCAGTAATGATAATTCACCGGTATATGCCCCAGATGCGTGTTTTCGTATATAGCTTACTGTTATGCTGTATCAGTACCGCTGTTTTACAGCTGTGTTCTTTGGAAACAGTTGCACAGCACAAAAGGAAAAAGGGTAATATCGCTCAGACACGGGACAATAACTTGCCAAATATTGTTGTACTAGCAACCGGTGGTACTATTGCCGGCGCAGGCACTTCGAGTGTCAGCGCCGGCTATACTTCCGGTAAGGTGCCCGTTAATCAGCTGCTGAATGCCGTACCCGAAGCTAAAAAGCTGGCTAACCTCAGCGGCGAACAGATTGCTTCGGTAGGGAGTCAGGCGATGGCAGACAGCATCTGGCTGAAACTGGCCAAACGGGTAAATCAGCTATGCGCCCGCGAAGAGGTGGATGGTATTGTGATTACACACGGTACCGATACCGAAAGTGAAACCGCTTATTTCCTACAGCTCACGGTGAAGAGTATCAAGCCGGTGGTGGTGGTAGGGGCCATGCGTTCGGCTACCGCTATTTCTGCTGACGGACCTAAAAATCTCTATGACGCCATTGCCGTAGCTGCCACCAGAAGTTCGGCTAACCGGGGGGTATTGATTGCCATGAACGAGCAGATTTTTTCTGCCCGGGAAGCCACCAAAACCAATACCACCAGCACAGCTACTTTTCAAAGCCCCAACGCAGGGCCGCTGGGCGTTGTATACGATGGCAAAGTATCGTGGTACCATAGTATTCTCCGGAAACATACCATTGATACGGAATTCGATATTTCCCAGGTTACGGCTTTACCTAAGGTAGATATTCTCTATGGCTATGCCAATATGGATGCTTCCCTGGTAGACTGCCTCCTGAGTGCAGGCACCAAAGGTATTGTGATTGCCGGCGTAGGCAATGGCAACCTGTATCCGACTGTGGCCGTGAAGGTGAGAGAAGCTACCAGTAAGGGTATTCCGGTGGTAAGAGCCTCCCGCACTGCCAGTGGCCGCGTTACCCTGCAGGGCGAAACTGACGACCGGCAGCTGGGCACCGTGGTATCCGACGACCTGGACCCATCCAAAGCACGGGTATTACTGCAACTCGCTTTATTAAAAACAAACAACACTGCCATCATACAGGATATGTTTTTCCGATATTAGTCGTTATCTTCCGGAATAGACATCTTTTCATATGATCTGGATACAGTTTCTAATGCTATTGGCGGCCATCGTAATCGGGGCCCGCATGAAAGGTATCGGGCTGGGGGTGATGGGCATGGTGGTATTGACCGTATACATTTTGCTGTTTCGTATGCGCCCGGCGGATCCGCCGATAGATGTGATGCTGATTATTCTGGCGGTGGTCACCACCGCTGCTACGTTGCAGGCTGCCGGTGGCATGGAGTACCTGGTACGGTTAGCAGAAAAAGTACTGCGCAGCAAACCCTCCCTGATTGTATTACTGGGTCCGCTCGTGACCTATGTATTTACCGTATTTGCCGGCACCGCCCACATTACGTATTCCCTGTTACCCATTATCGCAGAAGTAGCCACCAAAAAACGTATCCGCCCGGAACGGGCCCTCAGTGTTTCGGTGATTGCTTCTCACCTGGGCATTACCGCCAGTCCGATTTCTGCTGCTACGGCAGCGTTGATCAGTATTCTTCATGGTACTATTACTTTACCCGGACTCTTAAAAATATGTATTCCTGCCACCCTGATTGGTATCCTGGCCGGTGTGGCCGTATGCTGGAAAAAAGGCAAGGAGCTGAATGAAGATCCGGTATTTCTGGAGAAGATGAAAGATCCGGCATTTGCCGCCAGTATTGATACCGATACCCGTGCGGCCCGTGCGCCGCTGCCCCGTGGGGCCAAAACATCGGTGGTGATTTTTACTGTAGCGGTCATCCTGATTGTATTGATTGGCTCTTTCCCGCAGTTGCTGCCGGCTTTTGGAGAAGGCAGCAGCAATTTATCGGTGGATGCCAAAGGACATATTAAAATGGCTTCGGTGATAGAGCTGGTGATGCTGGCTGCAGCAGCGATTATTATGTTGTTGTGTAAAACCACGCCAGCGCAGGTAGCCAGTGCCAGTTTGTTTAATGCCGGTGCACAGGCGGTGGTATCTATCTTTGGCGTGGTGTGGATGAGCGCCACTTTTATGCAAACGAATACCGGTGTTATTGAACATGCGTTGGGAGAGATGGTGCGTATGGCGCCCTGGACGTTTTCTATCGCCTTGTTTATCCTGAGTGCGTTGCTCTTTAGCCAGGCGGCTACTACCAAGGCATTGATGCCGTTGGGTGTGACGCTGGGTATTCTGCCTGCACATATGGTGGCCATGTTTCCGGCGGTAAACGGTGACTTCGTATTACCGGGTTATCCTACCTTACTGGCGGCGATCAACTTTGACCGTACGGGCAGTACCTATATCGGGAAGTATCTCGTGAATCACAGCTTTATGGTGCCTGGTCTGGTTAGTATAGGCGTAGCCGTAGCGGCGGGCTTTTTCCTGGCCGGTGTGTTGTAGCAACGATGTTGTTCAACAGATCGGGGCAGCCGGTTGAAAGTATATCACTGGTATCACCTGCGTATACATCTCCCGAAAAAAAATGTAAGCGGTATTATCTGCACAAAAAAAACAAGTATTGCTGTTATAAAAAAGCCCGGGTGTCATCGACGCCCGGGCTTTCTTCGTTTATGTAGTAAGACTAATATTCCTGTTCAAATCTGCCTACACTACCATCATCTCCTATACCTTCCACGACTAAACGAAAACGTTTCGTGAAGTCATTGTTGTAGAATTCTACTGTGGCGGTATGGGTGAGGGTATCCACGGCTACATTCGGACTCCAGTAAAGCGTCAGGCGTTTATCAGGTAATGCATGCACTTCTTTCTTAACGGAGTAGTCCGGTGAATAGAACTGTTTAACAACGCTATAACCGGCTTTCTTATACAGTTTGAAGCCCCGGATGCTGGGATCCGGCGTCTGTGCATTGTCGCCGCCTTTTTTGGTGTATACGGCAATGGCGCCATTGGCGCCGCCGAAGCCACCCAGAAACGGCGGACGGAATACTTTAATCAGCGCGATATCCTGGATGGAGAGGTTGCTGAGCATGCTCACATCAGACTGCATCTCGTTGAGATACAAACCGGGTTTGCCACCCCGCCAGGAGAGCGATGGATTGTTCATATCGCCGGTAATCTGCAGTCCGGCTACTTTGGATTGCAGGTACTGGAAGATGTTAAAGGCAGTAGGTACTTCTTTGGTGAGGTCGAAAGTATACCCATCGCCACCGGCAAACATACCGGAGGTGTATCGTTTTTCGGTCGTTTCTTCCGGCGCTGCTTTTTTCGCGTTTACATTCACCTCTTTCAGGTAAACGGTTTTATTGTTTACGGCGCGGTTTACCTTGTTGCCTTCTGCTGCATTCGCCAGGAACAGTTTCAGGGCGTTGTTGTCTACCGCCGGCGGTATGCGCAGCGGATAAGGCAATTTAACCTGCGTCGGCCTTTCAAAGAAGTGGTTATCTATCCGCACATTGACATCGATACCTTTTCTCACGAGGTCATTGCCCTGGTAATAGATATAGGCGGTGTCGGGGAATACCATGTTCGCCAGGCTGAACTCTCCTTTTTCATTGATAGGGGCAGAGGCAAACATGGAAGAGCTGTCGGCGGGCAGTTTGATGATCATATCCAGCTTACCGCCCTGCATCAGCCGGCCGTTGGGCATGGTGGCAGTACCTTTCATCAGCAGGCCCTGTTCGTACGGGAATTTGACAGTAGGAAATTCGTCGTTGACGATTTTCTCCCAGCTGAAACGCCGCCAGCCGTTGGTCATCATCACCAGGTCCAATGCCTGCAGGGTAGCTGCAGAATCGTTCCGGAAATACCAGGCCGGGTTGTATACATATCCTTTGATATCGGAGGTGAGCAGGAAGGTAGATACGATGCTGTTGACATTTTTATCCACCGGCACCGCATCCGCATCGGTAACGGCAACGGATATACTGGTTTGCAGGGTATCCGGCAGCCGCAGTACAAACGTATTCTTTTTGCGGGGTTCCTTATGGGTATCCGACTCCAATACGTCAATCTGCATCAGGTCGTTGCGGTGTACAAAGGTGAGTCGTTCAGACAGCGGCAGTCCGTTTTTGGCAAACAGGGTTACCTGCAGAATGCCGGAAGGGAGCTTGTCTGCCGGAATGAAGCCACTGATACGGCCTTCGCTGATGTCCAGCAGGGCTTTGTATACCAGTTGCTGTCCCATCTGGGCTACTACCACCAGTTCATTCAGGGCAGTGTCGCTGGCGTTGGCCGGTACGGCCTGATAAAAGATGCGGCTGCCTTTATTGAATATTTTCAGGGACGCGCCGGTGAGCTGGGCGGCAGGCAGGGCCACTGTTTTGGTCTGGCCTTTACTGCTTTTTACCACAGCCTGGTAGCTGTCCTGGGCGTTGGCAGGGGTAATTTCAAATACGCCCATCCCATCGTGTATACTTTTGATGGTGCCGCTATTGGCGCCTTTTCCGTTTTTCACCACACCGGTGACTTCAATGGGGTAGCCATTGTTGTCGATGGCTTTGAAGGCCACCTGGTTGGCTTGTCCGGCAATAAGGTTACCTCCTTCCGGGAAAAACTGTATGGCGAAGTCGGGGGCCGTGGTATCGGCTACCGGGGCTGCCTTTTTAGCCGGGTCAAAGATTTCGATGGAGCGGGAGTAACTGAAGGCGGGGTCGAAGTTGAGCATCCAGGCGGTGTAGGCACGGAGCTGGTATACGCCTGGTTTCTGCGTTTCCGGCAGCTCTATGTTACCAGGAGCGCCGGCATTGCTGATGGCCAGGATCTTCTTCTGTACCACGTTGTTATTCTTATCCAGTAATTCCACATATAGATTGGTGGCCTGGATGGCTGGTCCGCCCTGGAGGGTAATGTATCCCTTGAACCAGATGGTTTCCCCGGCTGCGTAGTAGTCTTTATCCAGGTGGAGGTAAACTTTTTCTACGGGAAACCGGTTATTGAATTGTTGTATTGCTTTTACAATGCGGTCAGACCAATGGCCGGGTGGTTGCAAAACAGCCAGCGTACTCATTGCTCCGGTCAGCAGCGCAGCAGGAATCATCCATTTCAGGTGATGTCTCTTTTTCTTCAGGTGCGGGTGCATGAAATATGATTTGAGCCAATATAATAATTGTCAAATTTATAAACTTCAAAAGATTAAAACGATAAGATTACGGCAGGTTTGTTATTATTGCGTGTTCAAGCAATGGTTTTAACAAGATTTTAATGAGTGCAGTCAATAAACGATTAGTGGTGGCCGGCGGTGGTGCTGCCGGATTCTTCTGTGCTGTCAATGCAGCGCGTTTGTGTCCGGAGCTGGAGGTGATCCTGCTGGAAAAAACTACCAAGCTGTTGTCGAAGGTAAAAGTGAGTGGTGGCGGGCGTTGTAATGTGACCCACCACGCACCGGATATTGCGTATATGTCTAAGCGTTATCCCCGGGGACAACATTTTGTGAAGAAAAGCTTTTCCCGGTTTTTTGTGCCGGATACGATTGAATGGTTTGCAGAGAGAGGGGTGAAACTGAAAGCAGAACCCGATGGGCGGATGTTTCCGGTAACAGACAACTCACAGACCATCATCGATTGCCTGTTGCGGGAAGCCGATAAATACCGGGTGGCCGTAGAAACAGGTAAAGAAGTAAAGACCTTTAAAAAATCTGGCAACGGCCGTTGGCAGCTGGAATTGCAGGACGGTAAGACCTTACAGGCAGATTACCTGTGTATTGCCGCCGGTGGATTTGCACAACCGGATAAATTTGCGTGGTTAGCCCAATCGGGCCACCAGATTATACCGCCTGCGCCGTCGCTGTTTACCTTTAACATGCCGGGGAATCCTATTACCTCGCTGATGGGCGTGGCTACCGAAGCACATGTGAAAATAGCCGGTACCAAATTACAGGAGCAAGGCCCGCTGCTGATTACCCATTGGGGGATGAGCGGTCCGGCAGTATTGCGCCTGTCGGCCTGGGGCGCCCGGGAGCTGCAGCAGCTGCAATATACCTTTACGGCGATTGTGAACTGGCTGCCTGGCTATAATGAAAATACCCTGCGCGACGAGTGGCAGCAACTACGCTTCGATCTGGGCAAGCAGAAATTACATAATAAAAATCCGTTTAACCTGGTACAGCGACTGTGGCAGTTTCTCCTGCAGCAGGCGGGTGTACCGGAAGAAATGCGCTGGGCAGACCTGCCGGCCAAAGACCAGAACCGCCTGCTGAAACTGTTGGTGAGCATGGAGTTTCCGGTAAAGGGCAAGACTACTTTCAAAGAAGAATTTGTTACCTGTGGCGGTGTGGCGCTGAGTGAAATTGCTCCGGAAACGATGGAGAGCCGGCTGGTACCGGACCTGTATTTCGCCGGTGAAGTGATGGATGTAGATGGTATTACCGGTGGTTTCAATTTCCAGCATGCCTGGACGAGTGGCTTTGTAGCGGCGCAAAGTATTGCCGCCAAAGTATAGTATAAAAAGTGATCCGGTTACCCCGCTTTAGCAGCGGGGCGTAACCGGATCTGTTATGATGCGTCGTTATTTTTATTTCGCGTGTGCTGGCATATCTACCTTCACCCCAAGCCCACTGGCAATACTCATGCCCAGCTGGATATCTGCCCGGAAGAAATGGCATAGCTGCCGGTTGATAATCTCGTCTTTTTTAGGACCACTGATACCAGACATCGCGCCCACGATATTGTGGATGGCATCCCGTTTTTCTTCTGGTGTCAGCAGGCGGAAAAGGTTGCCGGGTTGTGTATAGTGATCATCTTCTCCTGGTGCATTGCGATCGTACCAGTCGGCGAAAAGACCGTCCAGTTCCTGGCCGGGCGCCTTGTAGGCCGGATCGGGTACAATGTTATCGAAGCTGTTGGGGAAGTAGTTGGGTGCGCTGCCCTGGTTGCCGTCCAGGCGCATGGCGCCATCCCGCTCGTAGTTGTTGACTGCAAACGGACAACGGTTGACCGGCAGCTGTTCGTAGTTGACACCCAGGCGGTAGCGGTGTGCATCCGGATAGGAGAGCAAACGGCCCTGCAACATTTTATCCGGTGAATAACCGATACCATCTACCACATGTGCCGGTGCAAAGGCGGCTTGTTCCACATCTGCAAAATAGTTACGCGGAATTTCATTCAGTTCCATCACACCTACTTCGATCAGCGGATAATCGGCATGCGGCCATACTTTGGTGAGGTCGAAGGGATTCCAGCGATAGGTTTTAGCTTCGGCTTCGGGCATGACCTGTATTTTCAACGTCCAGCGGGGGAAGTCTTTGCGGTCAATGGCTTCCACGAGGTCGCGCTGTGCGTGGTCCGGATCTTTTCCTTTCATTTCCACGGCTTCCGCATCGGTGAAGTTTTCGATGCCTTGCTGGGTGATGAAATGGAATTTCACATAGAAGCGTTCATTGGCGGCATTGAGGAAAGAGAAGGTATGGCTGCCGAATCCGTGCATGTGGCGGTAGCTGCGGGGCGTACCACGGTTACTCATCAACGTCATCACCTGGTGGAGGCTTTCCGGATTGAGGCTCCAGAAATCCCACATCATGGTCGGACTTTTACAGTTGGTGCGCGGATCACGTTTCTGGGTGTGAATGAAATCACTGAATTTTTTCGGATCCTTGATGAAGAATACTGGTGTGTTGTTACCTACCAGGTCCCAGTTACCATCTTCTGTATAGAATTTCAGGGCAAAGCCACGTGGGTCACGTTCTGCATCTGCAGACCCTTTTTCGCCGCCTACGGTGGAGAAGCGTGCCATCATGCGTGTTTGCTTGCCTATTTTGTTAAAGATCTTTGCTTTGGTGTAGGCTGTGATGTCGTGGGTAACCGTAAAAGTACCGTAGGCACCTGTACCTTTTGCATGCACCACTCTTTCAGGAATCCTTTCCCGGTTGAAGTGGGCCATTTTTTCGTGCAGGATAAAGTCCTGTAACAGGATGGGGCCACGTGGACCAGCTGTCATGGAGTTTTCATGTTCAACGTAGGGGATGCCGGAGGCGGTGGTGAGCTTCTTCTTTTCTTCAGCCATAAGGTTAAATTTTTGTCGTAATGAAATAAGAATAGTCAGGTGTTGTACTTATTCGGAAGTCCTTATTGCCGCCATTTGACCAGGGGCTTTTTTGTGCTACCGAATATAACAAAAGTAGGGGAGTTGATCTATAGAGGAAAATTATTCTTTTTATTTAGATATAGACGTATTCTATTTGGTTGGTAGCGGATAAAAAAGAAGGGCAGATAGATACACCGACCCGGATAACAGCCAGCAGTATGCTTTCTGTAGATCCGGGCCGGTCAGTTATTTTGATGTAGTGGTTACAGTTTCAGGTAGTGTACGCCGGGTTCATAGTCTTTTTCCAGTGCCAGCAGCAGGTTGTCGAAGTCTTTGGGTTGCCGGATAAAATCCACTTTGGTCATATCCACCATGAGGGTACGTACGGGGTGTTGTTTGATATATTGCATGTACATATCCTGTACGCTTTGCAGGTATTCGTCCTGGATCTGTTGTTCATAGGAGCGGTTGCGGTGGCGGATATTTTCCTGGAGTTTGGGTACTGGTGCATGCAGGAAAATCAACAGTTCCGGCTGCACCAGCTGCGGATTGATGATGTCAAACAGTTTCTGATAAAGGGAATATTCTTCTTCCGGCAGGTTGATTTTTGCAAACAGCAGACTTTTGGTAAACAGGTAATCGGAGATGATTGTTTCCCGGAACAGGTCCTGGGACTGCAGCATCTCTTTTAGCTGTTTATATCTTTCCGCCATAAAAAACAACTCCAGCGGAAAAGCATATTGTTGTGGTTTATCATAGAAAAGCGGTAAAAAAGGGTTGTCAGCAAACTCTTCCAAAATAAGTTTTCCTGAAAAATGTTTGGCCAGCATATTCGCCAGCGTGGTTTTGCCGGCGCCTATATTCCCTTCTACCGTAATAAATTTATAATTCATCTATTTTATTTTAGCATCCGCTGTTGCCGCATTGGGTACAGGATTGACAGGCTATCTTTTTAAAAAATATACCAGCTATCCTGTTGTCACTGCACCAGGGTGTCTTTCATGTATCGTTATTTGCTATAATCGTTCTGCCGGTAACAGATCCTGACAGCTGCGTTGCAGTTCGCTGACGGTTTTATGCAACACGGGGTGCATATAATCCGGTATGATTTCCGCGAGCGGTACCAGTACAAACTGCCGGAGATGCATCCGCGGATGTGGAATCTTTAAAGCAGGGAGGGAGATCACCTCGTCATTAAAAAATATCATATCGATATCAATAATACGGGAACCCCATTTCTCCTGGCGCGTGCGTCCTATTTTACGTTCTGTTTCCAACAGTGTATGCAGCAGCGTTAGGGCATCCATCTGTGTATGGAGTACCACGCCCTGATTCAGGTAATCCGGTTGATCCACTACGCCCCACGGAGCGGTCTGGTATAAGGCGGAGACTTTTATAATTTCTCCGGCGGTTTCCGCGAGCGCTGCTACGGCTTGCTGCAGGTTTGCAGTGCGGTCACCCAAATTGCCACCTATAAGTAATATTGCTGTATTCATGTATAATTCAGGGCCCAAAAGTAGCCATATTCCTTATTTTTGAAAAAATGTATCTTTCCACCTCAGTTTATCTTAACAAAAAAGTATGCGTTTCTTTAAAGTTTTCTTTGCCGCGTTACTGGCATTTATCGTTTTTACGGGGCTTTGCATCTTCTTCCTCATCATACTTATCGGAAAGGCAGTTACCTCCGAAAAGGTGACGTTATCCCCCAATGGCGTATTAGTACTGGAAACCAGTCAACCCTACCAGGAACAGAAACTGGTAAACCCCTTAGCTAATTTTTTACCGGATGAAGAAGGTGAAGTACCTGGCTTATACCAAACCGTAAGGTTGATTGACTATGCAGCCTACGATGATAATATTAAAGGCATTTACCTGAAAACAGACAATAATGCCAACGGTTTTGCCAGCAATGAAGAAATCCGGAATGCCCTGATCCGCTTCAAAAAAGGTGGGAAATTCATCTATGCCTATGGCGAAGTCATGACACAGCAGGCGTATTACCTGGCCAGCGTGGCAGACAAGGTATACCTCAATCCCAAAGGCGGATTGGATTTCACCGGTTTCTCCATGCAGCTCACCTTCCTGAAAGGGGCGCTGGATAAACTGGAAATAGAACCGGAAATATTCTATGCCGGCAGATTCAAAAGTGCCACCGAACCATTGCGGGAAACCAAAATGACGGATGCCAACCGCCAGCAAACTACCCAGTTCCTGGGTGAACTGTATGGTAATTTCCTCACAGGTATCAGCAACGCCCGCCACATTGATACGGCTACTTTACATGGTTATGCCAACGAAAACCTGATCCAGGAGTCGGCAGATGCCCTGAAATACAAGCTGGTAGATGGTTTGAAGTATGATGATGAAGTGGTGGCCGAACTGAAAAGCAAAACCGGCATCAAAGCAGAAGATAAACTGAACCTGGTAAGTTTAGGTAAATACAACAGCGGCACCGATATCAGCAATGGCACCAATGCGAATAAAATCGCGCTGATCTATGCCTCCGGCGATATCATCTCCGGCGAATCTGACCGGAAAAATACCATTGCCAGCGACAACTATATTGCCGAAATCCGCAAGGCCCGGGAAGATAAAAATGTAAAAGCCATCCTGCTCCGCGTGAATTCCGGTGGTGGCAGCGCCCTCGCCTCCGAACAGATCTGGCGGGAGCTGGCCCTGGCTAAAAAAATTAAACCGGTAGTGGTGTCCATGGGCGACTATGCGGCTTCCGGCGGTTATTACATCGCCTGCATGGCCGATAGCATCTTTGCCCAACCTAATACCTTAACCGGTTCTATCGGGGTATTTGGTATGATGTTTAACCTGAAAGGCTTCTTCAACAATAAGCTGGGGGTGACCTTCGATGGCGTGAAAACAGCAGAATATGCCGACCTGGGTGGTATCAACCGGCCCCTAAATCCGGCAGAGAAGCGTTTTGTCCAGAATGGTATCGACAGCACCTATGCGGCGTTTAAATCCCGTGTGGTAGCTGGCAGAAAACTGGATCCTGCCGTGGTAGACAGCATTGCCCAGGGCCACGTATGGAGTGGTACCGAAGCAAAGAAAATTGGCCTGGTAGACCGGATCGGTGGTATCGATGATGCCCTCGACTGCGCTGCACGCCTGGCTAAATTATCTACCTACCGCCTGGCAGAATACCCGGAAGTAAAGGAAAACCTCAGCAGACTGATGAAAAATCTGGGTGATAATGTGAGCACCCGCATCGTGAAAAAAGAACTGGGCATCAATTATGACCTGTTCCAACAGCTGAAAGAAGTACAGTCCATGCATGGCCAGATACAGGCTAAACTGCCGTTTATCTATAAATTCTAGCCTGCACTACAGATACCGAATTACGAATTAAGTAGTACACATCCGGACGGAAGATGATCCGCAATTATCTTCTCTCCCATGGGTAATGCTTAATTCGTAATTTTTTTATAGTAGTTTTACCCGGTTTTTTAAAAAATTGGAGATCAATGAACGGAGTTAAGTACAGTCAGTGGAGAGCGATGCTGGCAATTACGAAAGGAAGTCTGAGAGGTATATTCCGGAGTCCTTCCGCCGTGGTGTTCAGCCTGGGTTTTCCGCTGGTATTTATCCTGGTGTTTGGATTTATAGGAGGAGGCAGCGTATCTGTGAAAGTGGGCGTAGACCGGCATACAGATATCAACAGTACTTTTTATAAGGAGCTGGCGCAGGCAGGTACCATTAAACTGGTCACCGACCAGTCGGCCGAAGCCATGGAAGATGATCTGCGAAAAGGCCGTATTACCGCTATCCTGAATATCGTGCCCCGGCAGGGTACCGAACTGGTGCCGGCTTTCGATGTACATATTAAAACATCCACGGCTACGGATGTCAGCAAAAAAGGCATCCTGTTTTCCGTATTAAAGAATGTCACGGGTATGCTGGATACCAAAGCCTATCCACGGCCATCGGTAGCCACCCTGATTCCCGAAGAAGTGCCGGGCCGGATGTTTAAAACCATCGACTTTATATTACCCGGTCAGCTGGGGTTTGCGCTCATGAGTGCGGCCGTATTTGGTACCGCCTTCCTGTTCTACAGCCTGCGGCAGACATTAGTCCTGAAACGTTTCTTTGCCACGCCTATCAAGCGCCTCTATATTGTACTGGCAGAAGCTTGCAGCCGGATGATCTTTCAGCTGATCAGCTCTGTGGTGATCATTGGCCTGGGGCATTTTGCCTTTGGCTTTACCCTGGTGCATGGCTGGGTGACTTTCCTGGAGATGCTGGTATTGTCTGTTTTCGGCTTGCTGGTATTTATGGGCTTCGGGTTTGTGGTGAGCAGCCTGGCCAAAAATGAGAGTACCATTCCGCCTTTAGCCAATATTGTTACCCTGCCGCAGTTTCTGCTGGCGGGTACCTTTTTCCCGATCGACTCTTTCCCTAACTGGTTACAACCCATTTGTAAGATCATGCCGCTGACCTATCTGATTGATGCCCTGCGTAAAGTGGCCTTTGAAGGGCTGCACCTGTGGCATGTAGGCTGGGATCTGGCGATACTAACTATCTGGGGCATAGTCGTGTATGCGGTAGCCGTGAAAGTATTCCGCTGGGAGTAGCCGGGTTTTAGTAGCTTTGTGCTACCTAAAATCCTGACAGATGCAAGCCTTTTTTATTATTCTGGGGGCGTTGATTGTACTGGTGCTGGGACTTTTCATATTCAGTTTATTCCTCTCCCCGGTGGTTAAGGTAGAACGATCCCTGGTTATACCTGCTCCGGCAACCACCATATTTCCTTTGATCAATGTGGTGCACAACTGGGAACAGTGGTCGCCGTGGCAAGCGCTGGATCCTGCCGTGAAGATTACCTACGGCGAAAAAGAGAGTGGCGCTGGCGCCGGTTACAGCTGGGAAAGTAACCACCGTAACCTTGGTAAAGGTAACCTGTCGATCACCGAATCGCGGCCCGACCAATATATTGCCACTACCACTGACTTTATGCAAATGGGTGTAGCAAAAGGCTACTTCCGCCTGGATACGGTAGCCGGTGGTACCCTGGTCACCTGGGGTATGACCTGCGATATGGGACAACACCCCCTGCGGAAAGTCATGGGACTGATGATGGATAAATGGGTGGGGGATGATTTTGAAAAAGGACTGGGCAATCTGAAAAGGATCGTGGCCCGGTAAAGCCTGATCAGATCAGGGATATAGGAAGATGATCCCCTTATCTGCCAAAAAAAAACTTGTAATTA
Coding sequences within:
- a CDS encoding deoxynucleoside kinase; translation: MNYKFITVEGNIGAGKTTLANMLAKHFSGKLILEEFADNPFLPLFYDKPQQYAFPLELFFMAERYKQLKEMLQSQDLFRETIISDYLFTKSLLFAKINLPEEEYSLYQKLFDIINPQLVQPELLIFLHAPVPKLQENIRHRNRSYEQQIQDEYLQSVQDMYMQYIKQHPVRTLMVDMTKVDFIRQPKDFDNLLLALEKDYEPGVHYLKL
- a CDS encoding SRPBCC family protein — protein: MQAFFIILGALIVLVLGLFIFSLFLSPVVKVERSLVIPAPATTIFPLINVVHNWEQWSPWQALDPAVKITYGEKESGAGAGYSWESNHRNLGKGNLSITESRPDQYIATTTDFMQMGVAKGYFRLDTVAGGTLVTWGMTCDMGQHPLRKVMGLMMDKWVGDDFEKGLGNLKRIVAR
- the sppA gene encoding signal peptide peptidase SppA encodes the protein MRFFKVFFAALLAFIVFTGLCIFFLIILIGKAVTSEKVTLSPNGVLVLETSQPYQEQKLVNPLANFLPDEEGEVPGLYQTVRLIDYAAYDDNIKGIYLKTDNNANGFASNEEIRNALIRFKKGGKFIYAYGEVMTQQAYYLASVADKVYLNPKGGLDFTGFSMQLTFLKGALDKLEIEPEIFYAGRFKSATEPLRETKMTDANRQQTTQFLGELYGNFLTGISNARHIDTATLHGYANENLIQESADALKYKLVDGLKYDDEVVAELKSKTGIKAEDKLNLVSLGKYNSGTDISNGTNANKIALIYASGDIISGESDRKNTIASDNYIAEIRKAREDKNVKAILLRVNSGGGSALASEQIWRELALAKKIKPVVVSMGDYAASGGYYIACMADSIFAQPNTLTGSIGVFGMMFNLKGFFNNKLGVTFDGVKTAEYADLGGINRPLNPAEKRFVQNGIDSTYAAFKSRVVAGRKLDPAVVDSIAQGHVWSGTEAKKIGLVDRIGGIDDALDCAARLAKLSTYRLAEYPEVKENLSRLMKNLGDNVSTRIVKKELGINYDLFQQLKEVQSMHGQIQAKLPFIYKF
- a CDS encoding catalase is translated as MAEEKKKLTTASGIPYVEHENSMTAGPRGPILLQDFILHEKMAHFNRERIPERVVHAKGTGAYGTFTVTHDITAYTKAKIFNKIGKQTRMMARFSTVGGEKGSADAERDPRGFALKFYTEDGNWDLVGNNTPVFFIKDPKKFSDFIHTQKRDPRTNCKSPTMMWDFWSLNPESLHQVMTLMSNRGTPRSYRHMHGFGSHTFSFLNAANERFYVKFHFITQQGIENFTDAEAVEMKGKDPDHAQRDLVEAIDRKDFPRWTLKIQVMPEAEAKTYRWNPFDLTKVWPHADYPLIEVGVMELNEIPRNYFADVEQAAFAPAHVVDGIGYSPDKMLQGRLLSYPDAHRYRLGVNYEQLPVNRCPFAVNNYERDGAMRLDGNQGSAPNYFPNSFDNIVPDPAYKAPGQELDGLFADWYDRNAPGEDDHYTQPGNLFRLLTPEEKRDAIHNIVGAMSGISGPKKDEIINRQLCHFFRADIQLGMSIASGLGVKVDMPAHAK
- the folK gene encoding 2-amino-4-hydroxy-6-hydroxymethyldihydropteridine diphosphokinase → MNTAILLIGGNLGDRTANLQQAVAALAETAGEIIKVSALYQTAPWGVVDQPDYLNQGVVLHTQMDALTLLHTLLETERKIGRTRQEKWGSRIIDIDMIFFNDEVISLPALKIPHPRMHLRQFVLVPLAEIIPDYMHPVLHKTVSELQRSCQDLLPAERL
- a CDS encoding ABC transporter permease, which codes for MNGVKYSQWRAMLAITKGSLRGIFRSPSAVVFSLGFPLVFILVFGFIGGGSVSVKVGVDRHTDINSTFYKELAQAGTIKLVTDQSAEAMEDDLRKGRITAILNIVPRQGTELVPAFDVHIKTSTATDVSKKGILFSVLKNVTGMLDTKAYPRPSVATLIPEEVPGRMFKTIDFILPGQLGFALMSAAVFGTAFLFYSLRQTLVLKRFFATPIKRLYIVLAEACSRMIFQLISSVVIIGLGHFAFGFTLVHGWVTFLEMLVLSVFGLLVFMGFGFVVSSLAKNESTIPPLANIVTLPQFLLAGTFFPIDSFPNWLQPICKIMPLTYLIDALRKVAFEGLHLWHVGWDLAILTIWGIVVYAVAVKVFRWE